One segment of Bacteroides caecimuris DNA contains the following:
- a CDS encoding viroplasmin family protein, which yields MAKQKFYVVWEGVTPGIYTSWTDCQLQIKGYEAAKYKSFDTREEAERALAMSPYAYIGKNAKSKSGGSKPSSDTLPSCVIDNSLAVDAACSGNPGPMEYRGVHIASRQEIFHFGPMKGTNNIGEFLAIVHGLALLKNKGFDMPIYSDSANAISWVRQKKCKTKLPRTPETEELFLLIERAEKWLQGNTYTTRILKWETKEWGEIPADFGRK from the coding sequence ATGGCAAAACAAAAATTTTATGTCGTATGGGAAGGTGTCACACCTGGGATTTACACTTCCTGGACAGACTGCCAGCTTCAAATAAAAGGATACGAAGCTGCCAAATACAAATCATTCGATACGCGCGAAGAAGCGGAACGCGCGTTGGCAATGTCTCCTTATGCTTATATCGGTAAAAATGCAAAGTCTAAGTCAGGAGGTTCCAAACCTTCGTCAGATACTTTACCCTCTTGCGTGATCGACAACAGCCTGGCAGTCGACGCAGCCTGCAGCGGCAATCCGGGACCGATGGAGTATCGTGGAGTACACATTGCCAGCCGGCAGGAAATTTTTCATTTCGGCCCGATGAAAGGCACGAACAATATCGGCGAGTTTCTAGCCATCGTACACGGATTAGCGTTGTTGAAGAACAAAGGTTTCGACATGCCTATTTACAGCGACAGCGCCAATGCAATCAGCTGGGTACGGCAAAAGAAGTGCAAAACCAAGCTCCCCCGCACTCCGGAAACGGAAGAACTGTTTTTATTGATCGAACGGGCAGAAAAATGGTTGCAGGGAAATACGTATACCACTCGCATCCTGAAATGGGAAACGAAAGAATGGGGAGAAATTCCGGCCGACTTCGGCAGAAAATAG
- a CDS encoding shikimate kinase: MVRIFLTGYMGAGKTTLGKAFARRMDISFIDLDWYIEERFHKTVGELFTERGETGFRELERNMLHEVAEFENVVISTGGGTPCFFDNMDFMNQTGKTVFLDVYPDVLFRRLRVAKQQRPILQGKEDDELKVFIVQALEKRAPFYHQAQYVFNADELEDRWQIETSVQRLQQLLGL; the protein is encoded by the coding sequence ATGGTTCGTATTTTCCTTACCGGCTATATGGGTGCCGGAAAAACGACGCTGGGTAAAGCATTTGCCCGGCGGATGGATATATCGTTCATTGATCTGGACTGGTATATCGAAGAGCGTTTTCACAAAACTGTTGGAGAATTATTCACTGAACGAGGCGAAACAGGATTCAGGGAACTGGAGCGGAATATGCTTCATGAAGTAGCCGAGTTTGAGAATGTGGTTATCTCGACGGGAGGTGGAACGCCTTGTTTTTTTGATAATATGGACTTTATGAACCAGACCGGAAAGACGGTTTTTCTTGATGTGTATCCGGATGTGCTGTTCAGACGCTTGCGTGTGGCTAAACAGCAACGCCCTATTCTTCAGGGGAAAGAGGATGACGAACTGAAAGTGTTCATCGTTCAGGCGCTTGAGAAGCGTGCTCCTTTCTATCATCAGGCACAATATGTCTTTAATGCAGACGAATTGGAAGACCGTTGGCAGATTGAAACATCGGTACAACGCTTGCAACAACTTCTTGGATTATAA
- a CDS encoding tetratricopeptide repeat protein → MKTLREKFGELSARIKASGQPARVWFPQYTPASLLNAENWWEALAVCEYALDTKEDEKLTEDFFELIFSAFDCNVEVDLDAEEYEFWWEKVMQVCDRVAVFSGAGWAQKGAQYSEARYGKRDMSYLFPYYEKAADMGWAEAEATVAYWRYMGFYCEQDKEEGERRFAALTSPEAILWGKHYRAFVEEFTGDKAKALQIRNELLAELPAGERLRAHVYAALGDALDRAEGSVAEEAAYYEKSLEIVSNLYTLKNLATLYFRYPELNKPKELGFELWEKAWHAGVWSAANFLGYNYQEEEWLDMPKAIEWLEKGMLYCESYSAYELALIYLYNDEYKDVERGLMCLNRCVEDDYIQGIEGLANVYFNGELVEEDMNRAKELLEKAIELGSGNAAYRLGWMYERGFLSEEPDYVKALECYEKAASLNNADGYCQMAIYLANGYSGVKDAEKSRECYEKAAEMGSCFALVELAFLYENGDGVEKNYEKSFELISKAAAQGYPYAMFRLGLYMERGVLGEAQPEEAFAWYTKAAEADDNDAIFALGRCYREGIGTAEDWDKALEWFGKGAEKEEPHCLTELGLAYENGNGVEKNLQKAVEYMMKAAEQGYGYAQLKMGDYYFFGCGPCLEDNKKAVEWYEKAVANGVPMAMLRMGEYYLYDYDSLNESEKAFAYFKNAAEYKWYSEGLGICYEMGIGVEDNETEAFKYYTLAADSGNTTSMYRTGLCYYNGVGVKQNYAEAYRWFTDAAGNENIAATYYLGKMMMYGEGCTPDPEAAVQWLLKAAEKNSDKAQFELGNAYLMGKGVEENDEIAMEWFEKAAENGNEKALKITGRRRK, encoded by the coding sequence ATGAAAACTTTAAGAGAGAAATTTGGGGAGTTATCCGCTAGAATAAAAGCGTCGGGACAGCCAGCAAGGGTATGGTTTCCGCAGTATACACCAGCCTCATTATTAAATGCGGAAAATTGGTGGGAAGCATTGGCCGTGTGTGAATATGCTTTGGATACAAAAGAAGACGAAAAATTAACAGAAGATTTTTTCGAACTGATATTCAGTGCTTTTGATTGTAATGTAGAGGTCGATCTCGATGCGGAAGAATATGAATTCTGGTGGGAAAAGGTAATGCAGGTATGCGACCGTGTAGCTGTGTTTAGCGGTGCGGGATGGGCACAGAAGGGTGCGCAATATTCCGAGGCCCGTTATGGAAAGCGGGATATGAGTTATTTGTTTCCGTACTACGAGAAGGCTGCCGATATGGGTTGGGCTGAGGCGGAAGCAACTGTTGCCTATTGGCGATACATGGGATTCTATTGCGAACAAGATAAAGAGGAGGGCGAACGACGTTTTGCCGCTCTGACTTCTCCCGAAGCTATTTTATGGGGAAAACATTATCGTGCTTTTGTCGAAGAATTTACAGGCGATAAAGCGAAGGCGTTGCAGATACGGAATGAACTGCTTGCCGAACTGCCTGCCGGAGAACGTTTGCGCGCTCATGTATATGCAGCGCTGGGAGACGCACTCGACAGGGCGGAAGGCAGTGTGGCAGAGGAAGCTGCTTACTACGAAAAGTCTCTGGAGATAGTTTCCAATCTTTATACTCTTAAGAATCTGGCTACGCTTTATTTCCGTTATCCGGAACTGAATAAACCGAAAGAACTGGGCTTTGAACTTTGGGAAAAGGCTTGGCATGCCGGTGTGTGGTCTGCCGCCAACTTCCTGGGATATAATTATCAGGAAGAAGAATGGCTGGATATGCCGAAAGCTATTGAATGGCTGGAAAAGGGGATGCTTTATTGTGAATCTTACAGTGCGTATGAACTGGCGCTGATCTACCTGTATAATGATGAATATAAGGACGTGGAACGTGGACTGATGTGTCTGAACCGTTGCGTGGAAGATGACTATATACAGGGTATCGAAGGATTGGCTAATGTCTATTTCAATGGTGAATTGGTGGAAGAGGACATGAATCGTGCGAAAGAATTGCTGGAGAAGGCTATTGAGCTGGGTTCGGGAAATGCTGCTTATCGTTTGGGTTGGATGTATGAACGTGGCTTCTTGTCTGAAGAACCGGATTATGTGAAGGCATTAGAGTGTTACGAAAAAGCAGCTTCGCTGAACAATGCCGACGGATATTGTCAAATGGCGATTTACCTGGCTAATGGATATAGCGGTGTGAAAGATGCCGAGAAGTCAAGAGAATGTTATGAAAAAGCAGCCGAAATGGGTTCCTGCTTTGCTCTTGTAGAACTGGCGTTCTTGTATGAGAATGGCGATGGAGTGGAGAAGAACTATGAAAAATCATTTGAACTGATTAGTAAGGCTGCGGCACAAGGGTATCCTTATGCGATGTTCCGTTTGGGTCTTTACATGGAAAGGGGTGTTCTTGGCGAAGCACAACCGGAAGAGGCGTTCGCTTGGTATACAAAGGCGGCTGAAGCGGATGATAATGATGCGATCTTCGCCCTAGGACGCTGCTACAGAGAAGGAATCGGAACGGCAGAAGACTGGGATAAGGCGCTCGAATGGTTTGGCAAAGGGGCGGAGAAGGAAGAGCCCCATTGTTTGACAGAGCTGGGTCTGGCTTATGAGAATGGCAATGGCGTGGAAAAAAATCTGCAAAAGGCTGTGGAGTATATGATGAAAGCTGCAGAGCAAGGTTATGGTTATGCCCAGCTTAAGATGGGAGACTATTATTTCTTTGGTTGCGGTCCCTGTCTGGAAGACAATAAAAAGGCTGTGGAATGGTATGAGAAGGCTGTGGCCAACGGAGTTCCAATGGCTATGTTGCGTATGGGTGAGTATTACCTGTATGATTATGACAGTCTGAACGAATCGGAAAAGGCTTTTGCCTATTTCAAGAACGCTGCCGAATACAAGTGGTATAGCGAAGGATTAGGTATCTGTTATGAAATGGGTATCGGGGTGGAAGATAATGAAACGGAAGCTTTTAAATATTATACGCTGGCGGCGGATAGTGGAAATACGACGAGTATGTATCGTACCGGACTTTGCTATTACAACGGAGTAGGCGTGAAACAGAACTATGCCGAAGCTTACCGTTGGTTTACGGATGCGGCAGGGAATGAAAATATTGCTGCGACTTATTATCTTGGTAAGATGATGATGTATGGCGAAGGTTGTACTCCTGATCCGGAAGCTGCGGTGCAATGGCTGTTGAAAGCTGCCGAAAAAAATAGCGACAAAGCGCAATTTGAACTTGGAAATGCCTATCTGATGGGAAAAGGCGTGGAAGAAAACGATGAAATTGCAATGGAGTGGTTCGAAAAGGCCGCAGAGAATGGCAATGAGAAAGCTCTTAAAATTACCGGAAGGAGGAGAAAGTAA
- a CDS encoding HSP90 family protein, which yields MEKEGNNLFQVNLKGMIALLSEHIYSNPNTFVRELLQNCVDAITALRNIDENYKGRIDVFLNEDKTVVFRDNGVGLKEEEVYRFLTVIGESSKRDTPDADDFIGRFGIGLLSCFVVTNEITVESRSAMGGQPVCWCGKVDGTYQLTLLDEERPIGSQVLLHPKGDWMHLFEYETFKKMLVGYGEVLPYPIYLHYQGEEELVNTPSPVWLDPKATRKELLDYGAKVFQSSALDAFRIYTESGKVEGVLYVLPFRTQFSVRNSHKVYLKRMLLSEDDCNLLPPWAFFIRCLVNADGLLSTASRESLVSNDQLKDARKEIGIAIKDYLRGLVQDDRAMFNRILEVHHFHIKAIASEDNELLRLFMDYLPFETNKGLRGFGSIRSASNVICYTKNLEDFRQVRRIAGAQGWLVVNAAYTFDETLLKKYVRLNPELTLDEISPSRLLEQFGEVEANKEFQAFEMKANGLLKRFGCVCRLKHFTPVDIPVIFVAEEKENVAKSANNPLAAVLGAVNTAKQIPPTLTFNADNEMVQTLLQIQGDNKLFQQVVHILYVQSLLQGKYPVNSEEMELFNRSLSELMTSKMNDFINFLN from the coding sequence ATGGAAAAAGAAGGGAATAATCTGTTTCAGGTCAATCTTAAAGGTATGATTGCTCTGTTATCGGAGCATATTTATAGTAACCCGAATACTTTTGTTCGCGAACTGTTGCAGAATTGCGTAGATGCCATCACGGCACTACGCAATATCGACGAGAATTATAAAGGACGGATTGATGTCTTTCTGAATGAGGACAAAACAGTGGTGTTCAGGGATAATGGAGTCGGACTGAAAGAGGAGGAAGTTTATCGTTTTCTGACGGTTATCGGAGAGAGTTCAAAACGGGATACGCCCGATGCGGACGATTTTATCGGAAGGTTCGGTATCGGATTGTTGTCTTGTTTTGTGGTGACTAATGAAATCACCGTGGAGAGTCGTTCGGCAATGGGTGGACAGCCTGTTTGTTGGTGTGGCAAAGTGGATGGGACGTATCAGCTGACTCTATTGGATGAAGAGCGGCCTATCGGGTCGCAGGTGTTGTTGCATCCGAAAGGAGACTGGATGCATCTTTTTGAATATGAAACGTTTAAGAAGATGCTGGTTGGTTATGGAGAAGTGCTGCCATATCCTATCTATCTGCATTATCAGGGGGAAGAGGAGTTGGTAAATACGCCTTCGCCCGTATGGCTTGACCCGAAGGCGACTCGTAAGGAATTGCTGGATTATGGGGCGAAAGTATTTCAGTCGTCTGCTCTTGATGCTTTCCGGATTTATACTGAAAGTGGTAAGGTAGAAGGAGTGCTTTATGTTTTACCTTTCCGCACACAATTTTCAGTACGCAATTCTCATAAGGTATATCTCAAACGTATGCTGTTGAGTGAGGACGATTGTAATCTGTTGCCACCGTGGGCTTTCTTTATCCGTTGTCTGGTGAATGCGGACGGATTGCTGTCTACTGCTTCCCGCGAATCTTTGGTGAGCAATGACCAGTTGAAGGATGCACGGAAAGAGATCGGGATAGCTATCAAGGATTATCTGCGGGGATTGGTGCAGGATGACCGAGCCATGTTCAACCGGATCTTGGAGGTTCACCACTTCCATATCAAGGCGATTGCTTCAGAAGACAATGAGCTGCTCCGTTTATTTATGGATTACCTTCCCTTTGAAACCAATAAGGGGCTTCGTGGTTTTGGAAGTATTCGTTCGGCAAGCAATGTGATATGCTATACCAAGAATCTGGAAGATTTCCGTCAGGTGCGCCGTATAGCCGGAGCGCAAGGATGGTTGGTGGTGAATGCTGCTTACACCTTTGATGAAACGTTGTTGAAAAAGTATGTCCGTCTGAATCCGGAACTTACGTTGGATGAAATATCTCCTTCACGGTTGCTGGAACAGTTTGGCGAAGTGGAGGCGAATAAAGAGTTTCAGGCTTTTGAAATGAAAGCGAACGGGTTGTTGAAACGGTTTGGCTGTGTCTGCCGTCTGAAACATTTTACCCCGGTGGATATTCCGGTGATCTTTGTGGCGGAGGAAAAGGAGAATGTAGCTAAAAGTGCCAATAATCCGTTGGCGGCTGTATTGGGGGCTGTGAATACTGCCAAGCAGATTCCACCGACACTCACTTTTAATGCGGATAACGAAATGGTGCAGACTTTATTGCAGATACAGGGAGACAATAAACTGTTTCAGCAGGTGGTGCATATATTGTATGTACAGTCGCTTCTGCAAGGTAAATATCCGGTGAACAGTGAAGAAATGGAGCTTTTCAATCGTTCGCTTAGCGAACTGATGACTTCGAAAATGAATGATTTTATAAATTTCCTGAATTAA
- the speA gene encoding biosynthetic arginine decarboxylase: protein MRKWRIEDSEELYNITGWGTSYFGINDKGHVVVTPRKDGVSVDLKELVDELQLRDVASPMLVRFPDILDNRIEKMSSCFKQAAEEYGYKAQNFIIYPIKVNQMRPVVEEIISHGKKFNLGLEAGSKPELHAVIAVNTDSDSLIVCNGYKDESYIELALLAQKMGKRIFLVVEKLNELKLIAKMAKQLNVQPNIGIRIKLASSGSGKWEESGGDASKFGLTSSELLEALDFLESKGLKDCLKLIHFHIGSQVTKIRRIKTALREASQFYVQLHSMGFKVEFVDIGGGLGVDYDGTRSSNSEGSVNYSIQEYVNDSISTLVDVSDKNGIPHPNIITESGRALTAHHSVLIFEVLETATLPEWDDEEEITPDAHELVQELYGIWDSLNQNKMLEAWHDAQQIREEALDLFSHGIVDLKTRAQIERLYWSITREINQIAGGLKHAPDEFRGLSKLLADKYFCNFSLFQSLPDSWAIDQIFPIMPIQRLDEKPERSATLQDITCDSDGKIANFISTRNVAHYLPVHALKKTEPYYVAVFLVGAYQEILGDMHNLFGDTNAVHVAVNEKGYNIEQIIDGETVAEVLDYVQYNPKKLVRTLETWVTKSVKEGKISLEEGKEFLSNYRSGLYGYTYLE from the coding sequence ATGAGAAAGTGGCGTATTGAAGATTCTGAGGAACTCTACAACATCACAGGTTGGGGTACCTCGTACTTTGGTATTAATGACAAAGGTCATGTCGTTGTTACACCTCGTAAAGATGGAGTATCCGTTGATTTGAAAGAACTGGTCGATGAGTTACAATTGCGTGATGTGGCATCTCCCATGCTGGTGCGTTTCCCGGATATTTTGGACAACCGTATTGAAAAGATGTCGTCCTGCTTTAAGCAGGCAGCCGAGGAGTATGGTTATAAAGCCCAGAATTTTATAATCTATCCGATTAAAGTCAACCAGATGCGCCCTGTGGTAGAAGAGATTATCAGCCACGGAAAGAAGTTCAATCTCGGATTGGAAGCCGGATCTAAACCGGAACTCCATGCGGTGATTGCGGTCAATACGGATTCTGACTCATTGATTGTTTGCAACGGATATAAGGACGAAAGTTATATTGAACTGGCTCTGCTTGCCCAAAAGATGGGTAAACGTATCTTTCTGGTTGTGGAGAAGTTGAATGAGCTAAAGCTGATAGCAAAAATGGCAAAGCAGCTGAATGTGCAGCCTAACATCGGTATACGTATCAAGCTCGCTTCTTCCGGTAGCGGAAAGTGGGAAGAGTCGGGAGGAGATGCCAGCAAGTTCGGCTTGACTTCCAGCGAACTTCTCGAAGCACTCGACTTCCTGGAGAGTAAAGGCTTGAAAGATTGTCTGAAGCTGATTCATTTCCATATCGGTAGTCAGGTGACGAAGATCCGTCGTATCAAAACGGCTTTGCGTGAGGCTTCACAATTCTACGTGCAGCTCCATTCAATGGGCTTTAAGGTGGAGTTTGTTGATATTGGCGGTGGATTGGGAGTGGATTATGACGGAACCCGTTCGTCCAATAGCGAAGGTAGCGTAAACTATTCCATTCAGGAATATGTAAACGACTCTATCTCTACGCTGGTAGACGTGAGCGATAAAAATGGTATCCCGCACCCGAATATCATAACGGAAAGTGGACGTGCATTGACGGCTCACCATTCTGTTCTTATCTTTGAAGTTCTTGAAACCGCTACTTTACCCGAATGGGATGACGAGGAGGAAATTACTCCGGATGCACACGAATTGGTGCAGGAGTTATATGGAATCTGGGATTCGTTGAATCAGAACAAGATGTTGGAAGCATGGCATGATGCGCAGCAGATCAGGGAGGAAGCGCTGGACTTGTTCAGTCATGGAATCGTGGATCTGAAAACCCGTGCACAAATCGAACGCCTGTATTGGTCTATTACACGTGAGATTAATCAGATTGCCGGCGGTTTGAAGCATGCGCCCGATGAATTCCGCGGACTGTCCAAACTGCTTGCAGATAAATATTTCTGTAACTTCTCGCTCTTTCAGTCACTTCCTGACTCTTGGGCGATTGACCAGATATTCCCGATTATGCCTATTCAGCGATTGGATGAAAAACCGGAGCGTTCGGCTACTTTACAAGATATTACCTGCGACTCGGATGGTAAAATTGCCAACTTTATCTCTACCCGTAACGTGGCTCATTATCTGCCTGTACATGCACTGAAGAAAACAGAACCTTATTATGTGGCTGTATTCCTGGTGGGAGCTTATCAGGAGATTTTAGGAGATATGCATAATTTGTTCGGTGATACGAATGCCGTGCATGTTGCGGTGAACGAGAAAGGATATAATATCGAACAGATTATCGACGGAGAAACGGTAGCGGAGGTATTGGACTATGTGCAGTATAATCCGAAGAAGCTGGTACGTACGCTCGAAACTTGGGTGACGAAATCGGTGAAAGAAGGAAAGATTTCTTTGGAAGAAGGAAAAGAATTCCTTTCCAACTATCGTTCGGGGCTTTACGGATATACTTATTTGGAATAA
- the argB gene encoding acetylglutamate kinase, producing the protein MREKLTVIKVGGKIVEEEATLLQLLNDFAAIDGHKVLVHGGGRSATKIAAQLGIESKMVNGRRITDAETLKVVTMVYGGLVNKNIVAGLQARGINALGLTGADMNVIRSVKRPVKDVDYGFVGDVEQVDATLLSDLIHKGVVPVMAPLTHDGHGNMLNTNADTIAGETAKALAALFDVTLVYCFEKKGVLRDENDDDSVIPQITRAEFEQYVADGVIQGGMIPKLENSFEAINAGVSEVVITLASAINDSGGTRIRK; encoded by the coding sequence ATGAGAGAAAAACTAACAGTTATTAAGGTGGGTGGCAAAATCGTAGAAGAGGAAGCCACCCTTCTTCAGTTGTTAAATGACTTTGCCGCTATCGACGGACATAAAGTGTTGGTTCATGGCGGTGGTCGTTCGGCAACAAAAATTGCCGCACAGCTGGGTATTGAAAGCAAAATGGTAAATGGTCGTCGGATTACTGATGCCGAAACATTGAAAGTCGTAACGATGGTGTACGGCGGATTGGTGAATAAAAACATTGTGGCAGGTCTGCAAGCACGCGGAATCAATGCGCTCGGATTGACCGGGGCGGATATGAATGTAATCCGTTCGGTGAAACGTCCGGTGAAAGACGTAGACTACGGTTTCGTGGGGGATGTGGAACAGGTGGATGCCACTTTGTTGTCGGATTTGATACATAAAGGCGTTGTTCCGGTGATGGCTCCATTGACGCACGACGGTCATGGCAATATGCTGAATACGAATGCAGATACCATTGCCGGGGAAACAGCAAAGGCGTTGGCGGCTCTGTTTGATGTGACGTTGGTGTATTGCTTCGAGAAAAAAGGCGTGTTGCGTGACGAGAATGATGACGACAGTGTGATTCCTCAAATCACTCGTGCCGAATTTGAACAATATGTAGCCGATGGCGTTATTCAAGGAGGTATGATTCCCAAATTGGAGAATTCTTTTGAAGCAATAAATGCAGGAGTTTCTGAAGTGGTAATCACCTTAGCGTCAGCAATTAACGACTCTGGAGGAACGAGAATAAGAAAATAA
- a CDS encoding RNA polymerase sigma factor: MQEISFRNDILPLKDKLFRLALRITLDRVEAEDVVQDTMIRVWNKRDEWSQFESVEAYCLTVAKNLAIDRSQKKEAQHVELTPEMEEAPDANSPYDQMIHDERMNIINRLVNELPEKQRLIMQLRDIEGESYKKIATLLNLTEEQVKVNLFRARQKVKQRYLEIDEYGL; this comes from the coding sequence ATGCAAGAAATCAGCTTCCGAAACGATATTTTGCCGTTGAAGGATAAACTCTTTCGATTGGCTCTCAGAATCACCTTGGATAGGGTAGAAGCCGAGGATGTCGTTCAGGACACCATGATAAGAGTGTGGAACAAGCGTGATGAGTGGTCTCAATTTGAATCGGTTGAAGCCTATTGCCTGACAGTGGCAAAGAACTTGGCGATAGACCGGAGTCAAAAGAAAGAAGCTCAACATGTGGAACTCACTCCCGAAATGGAGGAAGCACCTGATGCAAACAGTCCGTATGACCAGATGATTCATGATGAAAGAATGAACATCATTAATAGACTGGTAAACGAACTTCCCGAAAAACAGCGGCTTATCATGCAACTGAGGGATATTGAAGGTGAAAGCTATAAAAAAATTGCAACTTTGCTGAATCTGACAGAGGAGCAAGTCAAAGTGAATCTCTTCAGAGCCAGGCAAAAAGTAAAACAAAGGTATCTAGAAATTGACGAATATGGATTATAA
- a CDS encoding SprT family zinc-dependent metalloprotease, translating into MDKTIEDDELGRLVVRVNSRARNLVFRTKSDAVYVSVPPGTTLKEVKQAIENLRGKLLASRQQITRPLIDLNYKIDAEHFKLSLVSGEKDQFLANSRLGVMEIVCPPRADFTDEKLQSWLHKVIEESLRRNAKSILPSRLAFLSKQCGLPYSSVKINSSQGRWGSCSARKAINLSYYLVLLPSHLIDYVLLHELCHTREMNHSERFWALLNQFTEGKALALRGELRKYRTEI; encoded by the coding sequence ATGGATAAGACTATAGAAGATGATGAGTTAGGGCGTTTGGTGGTACGTGTCAATTCACGTGCGAGAAATCTTGTGTTTCGTACGAAGAGTGATGCTGTTTATGTTTCAGTTCCTCCCGGCACTACATTGAAAGAAGTGAAACAGGCCATCGAGAACCTGCGTGGAAAACTTCTAGCTTCCCGGCAACAAATCACTCGCCCGTTGATTGATTTGAATTATAAGATTGATGCGGAACATTTTAAACTGTCCTTGGTGTCCGGCGAGAAAGATCAGTTTCTGGCTAATTCCCGTCTGGGGGTGATGGAGATTGTTTGTCCGCCTCGTGCCGATTTTACAGATGAGAAACTGCAAAGCTGGTTGCATAAGGTTATTGAAGAATCGTTGAGACGAAATGCCAAAAGTATTCTGCCTTCACGTTTGGCCTTCTTGTCCAAGCAATGCGGATTGCCTTATTCGAGTGTGAAAATAAACTCCAGCCAGGGCAGATGGGGGAGTTGTTCGGCACGAAAAGCTATTAATTTATCCTATTATCTGGTTTTACTGCCTTCTCATTTGATAGACTACGTGTTGTTGCACGAATTATGTCATACCCGTGAGATGAATCATAGCGAACGGTTCTGGGCGTTGCTCAATCAATTTACAGAAGGAAAAGCATTGGCCTTGCGGGGAGAATTGAGAAAGTACCGTACGGAAATCTAA
- the rimP gene encoding ribosome assembly cofactor RimP: MIEKKTVCQIVEEWLEGKDYFLVEVTVSPDDKIVVEIDHAEGVWIEDCVELSRYIESKLNREEEDYELEVGSAGIGQPFKVLQQYYIHIGQEVEVLTTDGRKLAGILKDADEEKFTVTVQKKVKLEGAKRPKLVEEDEPFTYEQIKYTKYLISFK; the protein is encoded by the coding sequence ATGATAGAAAAGAAAACTGTTTGTCAGATTGTAGAAGAATGGCTGGAAGGAAAAGACTACTTTTTAGTAGAGGTAACCGTCAGCCCGGATGACAAAATTGTGGTCGAAATAGACCATGCAGAAGGTGTTTGGATTGAAGATTGTGTGGAGCTTAGCCGCTACATAGAGTCGAAACTGAACCGTGAAGAGGAAGATTATGAACTGGAAGTTGGGTCGGCCGGTATCGGACAACCCTTCAAAGTGCTGCAACAGTATTATATCCACATCGGACAAGAGGTGGAAGTATTGACTACGGACGGACGAAAACTGGCCGGTATACTGAAAGATGCCGACGAAGAGAAGTTTACGGTAACCGTGCAAAAGAAAGTAAAACTAGAGGGAGCCAAACGTCCGAAACTGGTAGAAGAGGACGAACCCTTCACTTATGAGCAAATAAAATATACTAAATACTTAATTAGCTTTAAATAG